One genomic window of Caballeronia sp. SBC1 includes the following:
- a CDS encoding MFS transporter: MNRPQPAVAGSECDEPHVRSFRQSLLSMLGLSCIVMMVAIDQTVVGTALPTIVAELKGFDLYAWVATSYLLTSVITVPIFGRLGDWYGRKPLVVAAIVVFTVASVLCGAVRCGAAGSMTALVIFRALQGVGGGMLVGTAFASIPDLFPDPVVRLRWQVLFSSAFGVANAIGPSLGGILSQHYGWRSVFFVNLPVGVASLYLAAVHLPHIRHMHLDKIRLDWRGALYVAVALCALQLLVEALSGGEFDLRAIAYAVAVVTGLLLLIREERRAVNPIVPPTLLGERGLAVLLLLSAMMGIGLFSLLFYVPLLLQGGNGISATRAGLAVTPLVVCITVGTISNTRLVTRLKRPNSLLYLGFALLMLSCAGAALTRATSDDPAFVLAMVAGGVGIGFIMPNLTVFAQQVAGKRQLGIATAMIQSARMIGGMLGTALVGATVRVSYHASLAASPGAAAWRAQLDNPQILMSADATAHFVSLVSRSGADAHALIDLARIALTHALHVAFFAVAAGMLLGCIGVALLPFIRLAPPTAAREVMSMPE, translated from the coding sequence ATGAACCGGCCGCAGCCCGCCGTCGCCGGTAGCGAATGCGACGAGCCGCACGTGCGCAGCTTCCGCCAGTCGCTACTGTCAATGCTCGGGCTGTCGTGCATCGTCATGATGGTCGCGATCGATCAAACCGTGGTCGGCACGGCGTTGCCGACGATCGTTGCTGAACTGAAGGGTTTCGATCTGTACGCGTGGGTCGCGACGTCCTATCTGCTGACCTCGGTGATTACCGTGCCGATCTTTGGCAGGCTCGGGGACTGGTACGGGCGCAAGCCGCTGGTGGTCGCGGCGATCGTCGTGTTCACGGTGGCGTCGGTGCTGTGCGGTGCGGTGCGGTGCGGTGCGGCGGGCAGCATGACGGCGCTCGTCATATTCCGGGCGTTACAGGGCGTCGGTGGCGGCATGCTGGTCGGCACCGCATTCGCATCGATCCCGGATCTATTTCCCGATCCTGTCGTCCGTTTGCGCTGGCAGGTACTGTTTTCCAGTGCGTTCGGCGTCGCCAATGCGATCGGTCCGTCGCTCGGCGGCATTCTGAGTCAGCACTACGGCTGGCGTTCGGTGTTCTTCGTCAACCTGCCGGTTGGCGTCGCGAGTCTCTATCTGGCGGCGGTGCATCTGCCGCACATCCGCCATATGCATCTCGACAAGATCCGGCTCGACTGGCGCGGCGCGCTCTACGTTGCCGTCGCGTTGTGCGCGTTGCAACTGCTCGTCGAAGCGTTGAGCGGCGGCGAATTCGATCTGCGCGCGATCGCGTATGCGGTCGCCGTCGTCACCGGACTGCTGCTGTTGATCCGCGAGGAACGCCGAGCCGTGAATCCGATTGTGCCGCCGACGCTGCTGGGCGAACGCGGCCTCGCGGTCCTCCTGCTGCTTTCGGCGATGATGGGAATCGGCTTGTTTTCGCTGCTGTTCTACGTGCCCTTGCTGCTGCAAGGCGGCAACGGCATTAGCGCCACGCGTGCAGGTCTTGCGGTGACGCCGCTAGTCGTCTGCATAACTGTCGGCACGATCTCCAATACGCGGCTCGTCACGCGCCTCAAGCGTCCCAACAGCCTGCTGTATCTCGGCTTCGCACTCCTGATGCTGTCGTGTGCAGGCGCGGCATTGACACGCGCTACCAGCGACGATCCGGCTTTCGTGCTCGCGATGGTGGCGGGCGGCGTGGGCATCGGGTTCATCATGCCGAACTTGACGGTGTTTGCGCAGCAGGTCGCGGGCAAGCGGCAACTCGGCATTGCGACGGCGATGATCCAGTCCGCGCGGATGATCGGCGGAATGCTCGGCACGGCGCTCGTCGGTGCGACGGTGCGGGTGAGTTACCACGCGAGTCTCGCGGCATCGCCAGGCGCGGCAGCGTGGCGCGCACAACTCGATAATCCGCAGATCCTAATGAGTGCCGATGCCACGGCACATTTTGTGTCGCTCGTCAGCCGCTCCGGCGCCGATGCCCACGCGCTCATTGATCTCGCGCGCATCGCGTTGACACATGCGCTGCACGTCGCGTTTTTCGCAGTGGCGGCGGGCATGCTGCTCGGGTGCATCGGCGTCGCGTTGCTGCCGTTCATTCGGCTAGCCCCGCCGACAGCTGCCAGGGAAGTCATGTCGATGCCGGAATAG
- a CDS encoding ISNCY family transposase, with translation MAATDRITMTMRELDRFKVIQSVVEGLLKPWRAAERLSLTTRQVRRLAARLREQGPPGLISGRCAKPSNHRIDAGLAVRAVAIIRERYADFGPTLACEKLRECHHLKLAKETVRRLMIDAGLWTPRRQRPPKIHQPRNRRSCLGELIQIDGSDHRWFEERAPACTLLVFIDDATSRLMTLHFTATESTFSYFEATRRYIEQHGKPMALYSDKASVFSANHKSTADKGITQFGRALYELNVDTFCANSSQAKGRVERANLTLQDRLVKELRLRGIDTQEAANAYAPHFIADFNNRFGKAPKSDYNAHRPLRDDEDLDSVLTSRASRCVSATLTVQYDRVLYLLDDSPVTRALIHHYLDVYEYPDGRIEIVANGTALTYRQYDRLSDVDQGAEIDNKRLGHILALSRQVQTERDNRRIGAAPSRTNSGEEVRSKMRKSGTRKQRELKQIDLNAMILRTSEIQAAAVGKLPSTEIILNPKPDISI, from the coding sequence ATGGCGGCGACGGACAGAATCACCATGACGATGCGCGAGTTGGACCGGTTCAAAGTGATTCAGTCGGTGGTCGAGGGGCTGCTCAAGCCGTGGCGTGCCGCCGAGCGGCTGTCGTTGACGACGCGTCAGGTTCGACGCCTGGCAGCACGCCTGCGCGAGCAAGGGCCGCCTGGGCTGATCTCGGGCCGCTGTGCCAAGCCGAGCAATCACCGGATCGATGCTGGGCTCGCCGTGCGCGCCGTGGCGATCATCCGTGAGCGGTACGCCGATTTCGGTCCGACGCTCGCCTGCGAGAAACTGCGTGAGTGCCACCACCTGAAGCTGGCCAAGGAGACGGTCAGGCGCTTGATGATCGACGCGGGCTTATGGACGCCGCGCCGACAACGTCCACCCAAGATCCACCAGCCGAGGAACCGGCGTTCGTGCCTGGGCGAGCTGATCCAGATCGACGGCAGCGATCACCGCTGGTTCGAGGAGCGCGCGCCGGCGTGCACGTTGCTGGTGTTTATTGATGACGCCACCAGCCGGCTGATGACGCTGCACTTCACCGCGACCGAGTCGACCTTCAGTTATTTCGAAGCGACGCGACGCTATATCGAGCAGCATGGTAAGCCCATGGCGCTCTACAGCGATAAAGCCAGCGTATTCTCGGCTAATCACAAAAGCACCGCTGACAAGGGAATAACGCAGTTCGGCCGGGCCTTGTACGAACTCAATGTCGACACCTTTTGTGCCAACAGCAGCCAGGCCAAGGGGCGCGTGGAGCGCGCCAATCTGACCTTGCAGGATCGGCTCGTGAAGGAGTTGCGGCTGCGCGGAATCGACACGCAGGAGGCCGCGAATGCTTATGCGCCCCACTTCATCGCGGACTTTAACAACCGGTTTGGCAAGGCTCCGAAGAGCGACTACAACGCTCATAGACCACTGCGCGACGACGAGGACCTGGATTCGGTTTTAACGTCTCGCGCATCGCGCTGCGTGTCGGCCACACTGACCGTGCAATACGATCGGGTGCTCTACCTGCTCGATGATTCGCCCGTGACCCGAGCGCTGATTCATCACTATCTGGACGTATACGAGTACCCGGATGGTCGCATCGAGATCGTGGCCAATGGCACTGCCCTGACCTATCGCCAGTACGATCGGCTCTCGGATGTAGACCAAGGTGCTGAGATCGATAACAAGCGCCTTGGCCACATCCTCGCGCTGTCTCGGCAGGTGCAAACAGAGCGCGACAACCGGCGTATTGGAGCCGCGCCATCACGCACGAATAGCGGCGAAGAAGTCCGGTCGAAGATGCGCAAGAGCGGCACGCGTAAGCAGCGCGAACTCAAGCAAATTGACCTGAACGCGATGATCTTGCGAACCTCTGAAATACAGGCAGCCGCGGTGGGGAAACTGCCTTCTACAGAGATAATTCTCAACCCAAAACCGGACATTTCAATTTAG
- a CDS encoding ornithine cyclodeaminase family protein has protein sequence MIHLTDSQIEQLIGFADAIPVLDQAFRDLAGGNAAVQRRVRTEVGGVKLSTLGAVVPSQGVAGAKVYSTIAGKFNFSIVLFSTHDGSLLATLEANAITRIRTAATTALAVRALAKPGARNVTIFGTGIQAQAHAQALAASGALSRFRIVGIEGMAQFADRLNREFSDRDVHAEVCDGDEAVRGADVIVTATRATGPLFDGSIVNPGTLIAAIGSSLPHTRELDDALIARASRIVVELREQACEEAGDLVQAQAGLFDWADTVELGDVLAGNAAGRTHADDIVLYKAVGIGLQDVALAGLAWAKYAALNTALPASHPESRPR, from the coding sequence ATGATTCATTTGACCGATAGCCAGATCGAGCAACTGATCGGATTCGCTGATGCCATCCCGGTTCTCGATCAGGCCTTCCGCGATCTGGCGGGCGGTAACGCGGCCGTGCAGCGACGTGTGCGGACAGAAGTGGGCGGCGTGAAACTCTCTACGCTCGGCGCGGTCGTGCCGTCGCAGGGCGTCGCGGGCGCAAAGGTGTACTCGACCATTGCCGGAAAATTCAATTTTTCGATCGTGCTGTTTTCGACCCATGACGGCAGCTTGCTCGCCACACTCGAAGCAAACGCGATCACCCGCATCCGCACAGCGGCGACGACGGCGCTGGCTGTGCGCGCCCTCGCGAAGCCGGGCGCGAGGAACGTCACTATCTTCGGCACTGGGATTCAGGCACAGGCCCACGCGCAGGCGCTGGCCGCGTCTGGCGCGCTCAGTCGTTTTCGCATCGTCGGAATCGAGGGGATGGCGCAATTCGCGGACCGGCTGAATCGCGAGTTTTCGGATCGTGACGTGCACGCCGAAGTGTGTGACGGCGACGAAGCCGTGCGCGGCGCGGATGTCATCGTCACCGCCACACGCGCGACGGGACCGCTGTTCGACGGCAGCATCGTGAATCCGGGGACGCTGATCGCGGCGATTGGTTCGAGTCTGCCGCACACTCGCGAACTTGACGACGCGCTGATTGCACGCGCGTCGCGTATCGTAGTGGAACTGCGCGAGCAAGCATGCGAAGAAGCGGGCGATCTGGTACAAGCGCAAGCCGGTCTTTTCGACTGGGCTGATACCGTCGAACTCGGTGATGTACTCGCGGGCAACGCGGCCGGACGCACGCACGCCGACGACATCGTGCTTTACAAGGCAGTGGGTATCGGCTTACAGGACGTAGCATTGGCGGGACTCGCGTGGGCTAAATATGCGGCTCTAAATACGGCGCTCCCGGCATCGCATCCGGAAAGCCGTCCTCGATGA
- a CDS encoding ATP-binding protein, protein MSASDDDRLRLFHPLHGGGRIWTEPVTEFCRQVLWLLAAGGESRCFDAVPDSGKSTAIAMAEGRIHEKFPWLPIYVVSVSNHRANAIREFFSYWVGILYNMKGQSDMNKGTLLRRVSARMVEDATTSESSIVLVFIDEAQNLVMSDLLMLKDLHNDLDRSGIRMITVSVGQRPFMERSINNALSQDRKDVVKRFLDFRRGFRDLSVDGDESGCELEKLLQSIDEALDQQKPPQTWTQFFVPNAWTRGWRLKGEITNLVLAFEHGGYLARVKGDRTIPVGIAMKAIREYLTAAGTLDEHGEWPPSGPAEKQKCWTQVILPIGGERTNGNKREG, encoded by the coding sequence ATGTCGGCATCAGACGATGACCGTCTCAGACTGTTTCATCCACTCCATGGTGGAGGTCGAATCTGGACTGAGCCGGTAACCGAATTCTGTCGGCAGGTGCTTTGGCTCCTCGCCGCAGGTGGTGAGAGTCGCTGCTTTGATGCTGTTCCCGATTCGGGGAAATCGACAGCGATTGCTATGGCCGAAGGGAGGATCCATGAAAAATTTCCGTGGTTACCTATCTATGTAGTCAGCGTTTCGAATCACAGGGCAAATGCGATCAGAGAATTTTTCTCATATTGGGTAGGGATCCTATATAATATGAAAGGGCAAAGCGATATGAACAAAGGAACCCTTCTTCGGCGAGTTTCGGCACGCATGGTTGAAGACGCTACGACGAGCGAATCTTCGATCGTCCTGGTTTTTATTGATGAGGCGCAAAATCTCGTTATGTCAGACTTGCTAATGCTGAAAGATCTGCATAATGACCTGGACAGATCTGGCATTCGAATGATCACCGTGTCAGTCGGACAGCGACCGTTTATGGAAAGGTCCATCAACAACGCGCTAAGCCAAGATAGAAAAGATGTTGTCAAAAGATTTCTTGACTTCAGGAGAGGCTTTAGAGATCTGTCCGTTGATGGTGATGAATCAGGTTGCGAACTTGAAAAATTGCTGCAAAGTATCGATGAAGCTTTGGATCAACAAAAGCCACCGCAAACTTGGACGCAGTTTTTTGTTCCCAATGCCTGGACGAGGGGATGGCGCCTAAAAGGCGAAATCACGAACCTAGTGCTGGCTTTCGAGCACGGTGGATATCTTGCACGCGTCAAAGGAGATAGGACGATTCCCGTCGGAATCGCGATGAAGGCAATCAGAGAGTATTTGACAGCGGCCGGCACCCTTGACGAACACGGAGAGTGGCCGCCATCGGGTCCTGCCGAAAAACAGAAGTGTTGGACTCAAGTCATCCTGCCGATCGGTGGCGAACGGACCAATGGTAATAAGCGAGAGGGGTAG
- a CDS encoding helix-turn-helix transcriptional regulator: protein MGRIDRGERDVTLANISGISRRHTGKIERGEQNATALNLLRLADAFNCKASKILQASGL, encoded by the coding sequence ATGGGCCGTATCGACCGCGGCGAGCGCGACGTAACCCTGGCGAATATCTCCGGGATCAGTCGGCGTCACACGGGAAAGATTGAGCGTGGAGAGCAAAACGCAACTGCTTTGAATTTGCTGCGCCTTGCCGATGCCTTCAATTGCAAAGCATCCAAAATCTTGCAAGCCTCTGGTTTGTAA
- a CDS encoding heme-binding protein, with protein sequence MKTIFRLELSEAREMARAALDKAQQIGVPESVCIVDEGGYPIVLERMDEGRITGPQIAWNKAFTAAGHKRSTHLFTKPPHGPALPGNEAFGIQLSFEGRFAAFVGGFPVVVDGRVIGGVGLSGGNGEQDTQCGLAALQVLHERLAASGHTVLVEADIKK encoded by the coding sequence ATGAAAACCATTTTCCGACTCGAACTATCCGAAGCGCGCGAGATGGCGCGTGCCGCGCTCGATAAGGCGCAGCAGATCGGCGTGCCCGAATCAGTGTGCATCGTCGATGAAGGCGGCTACCCGATCGTGCTCGAACGCATGGACGAAGGGCGCATCACCGGCCCGCAGATCGCCTGGAACAAGGCGTTCACCGCGGCCGGTCACAAGCGCTCCACGCACCTGTTCACGAAACCGCCGCACGGACCGGCGTTGCCCGGCAACGAGGCGTTTGGCATCCAGCTGAGTTTCGAAGGGCGCTTTGCGGCGTTCGTCGGTGGCTTCCCGGTCGTCGTCGATGGCCGGGTGATCGGCGGCGTCGGACTGAGCGGCGGCAACGGCGAACAGGACACGCAATGCGGGCTGGCAGCGCTGCAGGTGCTCCATGAGCGTCTAGCGGCGAGTGGCCACACGGTGCTGGTCGAAGCCGACATCAAGAAGTAA
- a CDS encoding TniQ family protein translates to MRPYLTGHELPPLTDESAYGVLLRISELNGLSASQVDRIFLASMAQRARLNSHDSAAAIRNPFESLLGWHWQPAEPSLAPCLASLGSILWSGRFRYCPLCMDAGYHSVWHQFKPLAICPIHACMVSEKCAYCRMEIGEYRLTPQQLARGFACGKCGQPFSGAAFDLDRHVAWRQQSNEIETRTAPFANWWSEAPHRLVFLAVARKQIVDSDYDLQRVDDEVWTGAIQSVHPFPIGCKAKNRNVFFVTWQVRPALRGSSPREYPSRRGGSSSGRVKRVYCAFLRRLKCAIDAQELTQDEVPTLEWIAGKCILRRQWRVNQLAFVLLRNSFEVLAVMRYELDFVPDLTNDAFQAAIVENVVQRAAWRAALISAYAVLVTAANNYVNEGEFDYWAARAIPSQFSSIVGCEDDGIQFGVAVVHNRNQIIDAFVRDNCFNKTEIISKLNRILFASTVDAR, encoded by the coding sequence GTGCGACCATACCTCACCGGCCATGAACTGCCTCCGCTGACCGACGAATCGGCATATGGGGTGTTGCTTCGAATCTCCGAGTTGAATGGACTTTCGGCCAGCCAGGTCGATCGGATCTTTCTCGCATCGATGGCGCAGCGTGCGCGACTCAACTCGCACGACTCGGCGGCGGCCATCCGCAACCCGTTTGAATCACTACTCGGGTGGCACTGGCAACCTGCCGAGCCATCTCTGGCGCCATGCCTTGCTTCCCTCGGCTCGATACTTTGGTCTGGAAGATTCCGTTACTGTCCGCTCTGCATGGACGCGGGCTACCACAGCGTCTGGCACCAGTTCAAGCCACTTGCAATCTGCCCGATTCACGCGTGCATGGTTTCCGAAAAATGCGCCTACTGTCGCATGGAAATCGGAGAATATCGGCTCACACCACAGCAATTGGCGAGAGGTTTTGCTTGCGGGAAATGCGGCCAACCTTTTTCCGGTGCAGCGTTCGACCTCGACCGGCACGTCGCTTGGCGGCAGCAAAGTAATGAGATAGAAACCCGAACCGCACCGTTCGCAAACTGGTGGTCGGAAGCGCCGCACCGACTGGTTTTTCTTGCCGTCGCGAGAAAGCAAATCGTTGACTCGGACTACGATTTGCAGCGGGTCGACGATGAAGTTTGGACCGGTGCGATCCAGTCAGTGCACCCGTTCCCCATCGGGTGCAAAGCAAAAAATAGAAACGTATTCTTCGTAACGTGGCAGGTTAGACCGGCGCTTCGCGGATCGAGTCCTCGGGAGTACCCTTCTCGCCGCGGTGGCTCATCGTCCGGGAGAGTCAAGCGCGTCTACTGCGCGTTCTTGCGTCGGTTGAAATGCGCCATTGACGCGCAAGAACTAACCCAAGACGAAGTACCAACTCTCGAATGGATCGCCGGAAAATGTATCTTGCGGCGCCAGTGGCGCGTGAACCAACTTGCATTCGTGCTATTGAGAAATTCATTTGAGGTTCTGGCAGTGATGAGGTACGAGCTTGACTTCGTACCGGACCTTACGAATGATGCCTTCCAAGCGGCGATTGTTGAAAATGTCGTTCAACGCGCGGCTTGGCGAGCTGCCTTAATTTCTGCTTATGCCGTGCTAGTGACAGCGGCTAATAACTATGTCAACGAGGGCGAGTTCGACTACTGGGCGGCGCGCGCAATCCCAAGTCAATTTTCGTCGATCGTTGGATGTGAGGACGATGGAATTCAGTTCGGCGTTGCTGTCGTACACAATCGAAATCAGATCATTGACGCGTTCGTGCGAGACAATTGTTTTAACAAGACGGAGATCATCAGTAAGCTCAATCGGATACTTTTTGCCTCGACTGTAGACGCGCGCTGA
- a CDS encoding helix-turn-helix domain-containing protein, whose protein sequence is MDRVSGKVDTEQRLVALGRAIRQKRRDVGISQEALAYHAGIDRSHMGKIERGERNVSVLNVLKIANSLDCKASDFFLSADL, encoded by the coding sequence ATGGATAGGGTTTCAGGGAAAGTCGACACGGAACAGCGCCTAGTGGCGCTTGGACGCGCCATTCGTCAGAAGCGGCGGGATGTGGGCATTTCCCAGGAAGCGCTGGCGTATCACGCCGGCATTGACCGCAGTCACATGGGAAAGATCGAGCGCGGAGAGCGCAATGTTTCGGTGCTCAATGTGCTCAAAATCGCTAACTCGCTGGACTGCAAAGCGTCAGACTTCTTTCTGTCCGCGGATCTATAG
- a CDS encoding 2Fe-2S iron-sulfur cluster-binding protein yields the protein MAFQITVRETGAHFNVDSDETLLDAALRAGVRIPHDCRLGGCGTCRVRVLEGQVGYDELPMALAPEEAEAGYALACQAKPSSDLVIGDADTAAEVPEPVRMVAQIADVKRFNRDVTHLRLMIPADEPARFRPGQYVNVILNDGTKRSFSMASATASTALDFHVRRIPGGLFTDGAISALKPGETLEIEYPLGGFRYHHEDYRPVVMVATGTGLAPLKSMLEALMDDPDCPPVSLYWGARRREDLYLHDEIHAWGERLYEFRYVPVLSRASDDWDGRRGYVQDAVRADFPDLSECSIYLCGSPEMISSAKHAFIANGASIDHLYADGFTFQHVTA from the coding sequence ATGGCTTTCCAGATTACCGTGCGCGAAACAGGCGCGCACTTCAACGTGGATTCCGACGAAACGCTGCTCGACGCCGCGTTGCGCGCGGGCGTGCGGATTCCACACGATTGCCGGCTGGGCGGATGCGGCACGTGCCGCGTTCGCGTGCTCGAAGGGCAGGTCGGCTATGACGAACTGCCCATGGCGCTCGCACCCGAAGAAGCCGAAGCGGGTTACGCGCTCGCGTGTCAGGCGAAGCCGTCGAGCGATCTTGTAATCGGCGACGCGGACACGGCGGCGGAAGTGCCGGAGCCGGTTCGCATGGTTGCGCAGATCGCCGATGTCAAAAGGTTCAACCGAGACGTGACACATCTGCGCCTCATGATTCCCGCCGACGAACCGGCGCGATTCCGGCCCGGACAGTATGTCAACGTGATCCTGAACGACGGCACGAAGCGCAGCTTTTCGATGGCATCCGCGACCGCTTCGACGGCACTCGATTTCCACGTGCGGCGCATTCCTGGCGGCCTTTTCACGGACGGCGCGATCTCCGCGCTAAAGCCCGGCGAGACGCTCGAAATCGAATATCCGCTCGGTGGCTTCCGCTATCACCACGAGGACTATCGACCGGTCGTGATGGTGGCAACGGGTACCGGACTCGCGCCGCTCAAGTCGATGCTTGAAGCGTTGATGGACGATCCCGACTGCCCGCCCGTGTCGCTGTACTGGGGCGCGCGGCGGCGCGAGGATCTCTATCTGCACGATGAGATTCACGCATGGGGTGAACGGCTCTACGAGTTCCGCTACGTGCCGGTGCTGTCACGCGCGAGCGATGACTGGGACGGACGGCGCGGTTACGTGCAGGACGCCGTTCGCGCCGATTTCCCGGATCTATCCGAGTGCTCGATCTATCTGTGCGGCTCGCCTGAAATGATCAGCAGCGCGAAGCATGCGTTTATAGCGAATGGCGCGAGTATCGATCATCTCTACGCCGATGGCTTCACGTTTCAACACGTCACGGCCTGA
- a CDS encoding ISNCY family transposase — protein MHPTALVTLNMRELDRLKVIQAVVDIGLKPGRAAERLGLTVWQIERLVVRYRESGAAGLVSRKRGRRGNRRLDDDEAQRALAIIRERYADFGPTLACEKLYECHGIRLAKETIRRLMTDAGLWIPRRQRPPKIYQPRARRACLGELIQIDGSEHPWFEDRAPQCTLLVYVDDATSRLMHMLFTATESTFSYFEATRAYIERHGKPGAFYSDRASVFRNTAAGKTGNSVTHFGRAMYELNIDTICANSSSAKGRVERAHLTLQDRMVKEMRLRGISTMAEANAWAPSFIAAYNARFAKPPKSDFDGHRPLRADENLDLVLTWREPRKVTKALTVQYDRVRYLMDDTPENRRLIDRYIEVWEYPNGRIEIRADGKAIPCHAYDRLTQVDQGAVVEHKHLGHSLQLSQVIQAQRDNRPIGKAPSRMHLGVPVRAQNSPPGKKRQREFTQADIEHVIIDLAQQRQAAQQTHKPGRRSASVSETGISALPVQAGLFDTA, from the coding sequence ATGCATCCCACTGCACTGGTGACATTAAACATGCGCGAACTCGACCGACTCAAGGTGATCCAGGCTGTTGTTGACATAGGTCTGAAGCCCGGACGTGCTGCCGAACGGTTGGGCTTGACCGTTTGGCAGATCGAGCGACTGGTCGTCCGATACCGTGAATCGGGTGCAGCGGGACTGGTCTCGCGCAAACGTGGTCGCCGTGGTAACCGTCGGCTGGACGACGACGAGGCACAACGTGCGCTGGCGATTATCCGGGAGCGCTACGCCGACTTTGGGCCCACGCTTGCCTGCGAGAAACTGTACGAGTGCCACGGCATCCGGCTGGCCAAGGAGACGATCAGGCGGCTGATGACAGACGCTGGATTATGGATTCCACGCCGACAGCGTCCGCCGAAGATTTACCAGCCACGGGCCCGGCGCGCGTGTTTGGGCGAGTTGATTCAGATCGACGGTAGTGAGCACCCGTGGTTCGAGGATCGGGCGCCTCAGTGCACGCTGCTGGTGTATGTCGACGACGCCACGAGCCGGCTGATGCACATGCTTTTTACGGCCACCGAATCGACGTTTAGCTACTTCGAGGCGACGCGTGCGTACATCGAACGTCACGGCAAGCCGGGAGCGTTCTACAGTGACCGAGCGAGCGTATTCCGCAATACGGCCGCGGGCAAGACCGGCAACAGCGTGACGCACTTTGGCCGCGCGATGTACGAGCTGAACATCGACACAATCTGTGCAAACAGCAGCTCGGCCAAGGGACGTGTCGAGCGCGCGCACCTGACGCTGCAGGACCGGATGGTGAAGGAAATGCGCTTGCGCGGCATCAGCACGATGGCTGAGGCCAATGCCTGGGCGCCCTCGTTCATCGCAGCCTACAACGCGCGTTTCGCTAAACCTCCGAAGAGCGATTTTGATGGACACCGCCCGCTCAGGGCCGACGAGAATCTTGACCTCGTGCTCACGTGGCGTGAGCCGCGCAAGGTGACGAAGGCGCTGACGGTGCAATACGATCGGGTTCGGTATTTGATGGACGATACGCCGGAGAACCGGCGGCTTATCGATCGGTATATCGAGGTGTGGGAGTACCCGAACGGGCGCATCGAGATCCGTGCGGATGGCAAGGCGATCCCATGCCACGCGTATGACAGGCTGACTCAAGTCGATCAGGGGGCCGTTGTTGAACACAAGCATCTGGGCCACAGCCTCCAGCTATCCCAGGTGATTCAGGCACAACGTGATAACCGTCCGATTGGCAAGGCACCGTCCCGCATGCATTTGGGCGTGCCGGTCAGAGCTCAAAACAGTCCGCCGGGCAAGAAGAGACAACGCGAGTTCACGCAGGCAGACATTGAACACGTGATCATCGATCTGGCTCAGCAAAGACAGGCGGCACAACAAACTCACAAACCTGGCCGTCGGTCTGCAAGTGTCAGTGAAACAGGCATAAGCGCCCTGCCAGTTCAGGCCGGACTCTTCGACACTGCGTGA